The uncultured Desulfatiglans sp. DNA window TCGGCGCCGCCTTCGGGAGCCCAACCCCGAACGGCGGCGCATCCGCCGGAATCCCGGAGCCTTCGCCCCCCTTCAGAGGCCGTTTCCTCATCCCCCTTTGTAGGCTGCCGTCATTTCCTTCACATAGGATTTGATTCCCGCGCTGATGCCCTGTGCCACACGGTTTTGATACGTCGTGGTAGGCAGCCGCTTCCGCTCCGAGCCGTTCGTGATAAAACCGGTCTCAACCAGGATGGCGGGCATCTGCGCCCCGATCAGGACATAAAACGGGGCCTGCTTCACTCCGAGATCCCTGACCTCCTTGTAACCCCGCTTGAGCCGCTGCACCATCCCGCCCTGCACCTGATAGGCCAGACGGCTCGATTCGTTGATTTTCGTGTTCATCATCAAATCGTTCAGGATGTTCTGCAGGTCGCTGATGCTCTTTTCGGAGGTCGCATTTTCCCGGGCGGCCACCATCATGGCGTTCTCATCCAGCGCCATGTTGAGGAAATAGGTTTCGAGACCGTGGACGCGGTTGTCACGGTGGGCGTTGACGTGTAGCGAGATGAACAGGTCCGCCTTCTCCATGTTGGCGATCGCCGTCCGACGCTCGAGCGGCAGATAGACATCCTTCGTCCGTGTGAGAATCACTTCACACCCCAGTTCTTTCTTGATCTGGGCGGCCAGAACCCTGGCAAGGGAAAGCGTGATGTCCTTCTCTCGCAGGCTCCCATGTCCAATACAACCCGGGTCCTTCCCCCCGTGACCGGGGTCGATGACGATCCGGTTGACGCCCAGCCCGAGCTGACGAGCCAGCGAAACGGAATCGCTACCGAGTTTTTCGGCCTTGCGCACCCCTTTCTGCACGGCCCTTTGCTTGGCGGGGGCCGAAGTCTTCGGAGCGGCGGCAACAGCCTCCTTTTCCTCCATCCTCTGCACATCCACAACGATCCTGAAGGGGTCGTAGAGGTGGAACACCTTGTAGCGCCCCACCTTTTTCATATCCAGGACCACCCGTACGGTATCCTTGTCGTACTGCCCGGCCCGGGCCTTCTGGAGGAGATCGTCCTTGATGGGAATGAGCGGGTTGATTTCAGCCGGTACGACGGCGTCTTCGAGATCGATGTAAAACCGCCGCGGTTTGTTGGCGTCGGGGTCCGCCTTGAGCAGGTGTTCCTGGTACTTGACGGGCGCACTCAAATCCACGACCACGCGGGTGTAGCTCGGGGTCGACCAGTGGCGGATATCGGTTACCCTGGCCTTCCCTGAAGGGGTCCTCGCAGATTTTACATCCCGCCCTCCGCCCGTCGTGACGGCGGCCTCCGCGGCAGCCGCATCCTCCGCCGGCTCTTTGCCGCCGGATGCAGAGCTTTCCTGCGCGCTGCTCATCGCCTTGCTGACCGCATCGAGCCGCTTCGAAGCGTAGGGACGCATATCACCGTCCGGGTAGCGGATCGTGACCTTCAGATATTCCAGATACGCCTGAGTGAGATCTTTTCGCTGGTTTTCATAGATATCCGCCATACCGAAAAGCGCATCGTCCGCAAGACGATGTTCCGGATGTTGATCCAGGAGGCGCTGAAAGAGTTTGAGCGCCTCCTCGATATCGGAAGGCAGGCGTGAAACCTCGAACATGTCACGGTAGAGCCTCGCCGCATGATACAGGGCCCAGGCCGACTCGTCTTTGTCCGGGTAGAGGGTATAAATCCGGGAATAGGTCCCGATGCACGCCAGCCAGTTCTCACGGAACTTCTTCTTTCCGGGGGATTGCAGCAGACTTTTGCGGCAGGCGTCCCCTGATTGAAGCAGGGCCTGCGCCGACGGAAGAGCCGCCCGCGCCGCCCGCCCGCCTTCGAAGAAGGCCAGGCCAGGCAGGAGGAAGCCCATCAGCAGCATGATCCGGATAAGCCTGATTGTCTTGCCCTTTTTCACAAAGGACCTCGATTCGACGTCGCACCCCGCCTCCGCGGACTTGCCCCTGCGCGCCGAGCATAATCGTTTCGGCTGGAAAACGAGGACGGTCGGGCTCCTCTTTTCCAGACACCGCTTTATAGTTGATTGATGTATTCCTGCAGTCTGTTCAGTTCCAGCAAAGCCTCGAGAGGGGTCATGGCAGAGAGATCCAGTTTGCGTATCCAATCCTTCAACTTGGCATCGCCTTGCGCGAACAGATGCAACTGAGCCGCCTTTTCATCCCGGCGCCGGTTTTTAGAGCGAGCGATCCGAGGTCTCCCGATCTCATCGAGTTCCCTGCCCTCCAGATTTTCCAGGATTTCCTTGGCTCTTTCAAGAACACTTTCAGGCAGTCCGGCGATGCGCGCCACCTGAATGCCGTAGCTGCGGCTTGCGCCGCCGGGGGCCAGTTTGCGTAAAAAGATGATCCGGTCGTTCCACTCCCTCACCGCGATCGTCAAGTTGCTTGCGCGCGGCTTGGTGGCGCAGAGATCGGTCAGTTCGTGATAATGCGTTGCAAACAGGGTTCTCACCCCCTGTCCGGCCCTGTCGTGAAGCGCCTCGGCTACCGCCCAGGCGATGCTCAACCCGTCGTAGGTACTGGTGCCCCGGCCGATCTCGTCCAAAACCACCAGGCTTCTCGGCGTGGCATGCCGGAGGATATTGGCCGTCTCGGTCATCTCCACCATGAAGGTGCTCTGCCCCCTCGCCAGATCGTCTGATGCCCCGACCCGCGTAAAGATGCGATCGACAAGACCGATGACCGCCTTTTCGGCGGGCACGAAGCTCCCCATCTGCGCCATGAGCACGGTAAGCGCCGTTTGGCGGAGAATGGTCGATTTTCCCGCCATATTCGGGCCGGTGATGATCAGGAGCTGCCGGGATTCATCGTCCATACGGATGTCGTTCGGGACGAAATCCTCTTCCCGAACGGTCTGCTCGATCACGGGGTGGCGGCCTTCCGTAATCTCGATCGATGTTCCCTCGTGTATGACCGGGCAGCAGTAATGATACTTTTCGGCGGTTTCGGCCAACCCGGCAAGGGCGTCCAGTTCGGCGATCAGCACGGCCGCGCTCTTGATCCGTTGGTTGTGGGAGGCGACCCGCCTGCGCACCTCCTCGAAAAGTTCGAACTCGAGGGCTATCCGGCGCTCCTCCGCCCCGAGCACCTGCTCTTCCATCTCCTTCAGTTCAGGCGTCACATACCGCTCACCGTTGGCGAGCGTCTGCTTGCGGATGTAGTCGTCGGGAACCAGGTGAAGATTGGCCTTCGAGACCTCGATATAGTAACCGAAAACCCGGTTGAACCCCACCTTGAGGCTCGCGATGCCGGTGCGCTCCTGTTCGCCCGCTGCAAAACGGGTGATCCAGCCTTTGCCGTCGCGCGCCAGGGAGATCAGCCGGTCGAGTTCCGCGTGGTACCCCTCCCGGATCAGTCCGCCCTCCTTGAGCCCGGCGGGAGGCTCGTCGTGGATGGCCTCCCCGATGAGCGCGGCGACATCCTCGAGGGGGTCGAGCCCCTCGGCCATGCGCGCCACCTTCTCGCAAGCAGCGCCTTCCAGACCTGCTTTGAGCCCCGGGAGCAGGTCGAGCGACTGTCTGAGACTCCAGAGATCCCGGGCATTGGCCCGGCCCATCGCCACGCGCCCGTTCAGGCGCTCCACATCGTACATCCGGCCCAACTGCTCCCTTACGCCGGCTCGATCGAAGGGCGCTTCCCGGAAAAACGCTACGGCCGACAGACGCTCCCGGATCGGCTCGGGCCGGATGAGAGGATAGGCGATCCAGCGTCTGAGGAGTCTCGAGCCCATGGGCGTCACGGTACGGTCCAGGATCTGGAAGAGCGAGCCCTTCTCCGATTGCCTCCGCATCGTCTTGAGCAGTTCGAGGTGGCCGATCGTCGCCTCATCCAGGAACATGTAATCCCCCAGATGATATCGGACAAGCTCCTTGATGTGCTCCGGATGCCCCTTGTGGATCTCCCTCAGATAATGAACCAGGGCTCCGGCGGCTGCAATCCCGGCGCTCAGGCCCACGCAGCCGAACCCGTCCAGGGACGAGGCCTCAAATTGAGCCTTCAGGAGCTCTGCAGCCCTGGACGGGTCGAAGGTCTCGGCCCCCAGCGCTTCGACCCGATAGCGGGAGCTGAACAGCGGATCCGGTTCAGGCGTCCCTTCCGGCATCACCAACTCGGCCGGGGCGATCCGGGCGATTTCGTCCATCACCTCCCTCGGGGAGGCGGATTCGGTCACCCTGAATTCGCCCGTCGACAGGTCCGTGTAGGCCAGCCCGTAGACGTCCCCCTCGGCGCTCAAGGCCGCCATGAACAGATTGGCGGATCGCTCCAGTTCCTCCTGTTCCAGGATGGAGCCCGGAGTGACGAGGCGCACGACCTCCCGTTTCACGATGCCTTTTGCGAGCCGCGGGTCCTCCATCTGATCGCAAACCGCCACTTTGAAACCGCTTTGGACCAGTTTTGCGATATATCCCCGCGCCGCATGGTGCGGAACACCGCACATCGGCACCTTCTCTCCCTGGTATGTGCCCCGGTTGGTCAGGGTGATGCCGAGGGCGCGGGAGGCCTTCAGGGCGTCGTCGAAAAACATCTCGTAAAAATCGCCCATCCGGAAAAACAAAATGGCATCCGGGTATTGGCCCTTGATGCCTGTGTATTGCTGGAGCATCGGCGTCATGTGAGACATCGAGATCTATGGATGAGGATCACCGTTGACAGCCACCGGATCAGGCGCTCCGCTCTGGATGGCGACCGTCGCTTTGCGCCGGTTGTCAACGGGCCTGATACTGTCCCAGTGCCTGCATTGCGGGCATTGCCACAGCAGTTCTTTCGGCTCGAACCCGCAGCGCTCGCATTGGAAGGAGAGGAAAGGCAGGGTCAGAAGATCCAGAAGCCTCTCGTATTCGGCAAGTGCTTCTTCGGTCCGCCCTTCATCCAGAAGAAGCCGTCCTTTGAAACGCCGCGCCTCCCAGAGAGACGGGTTCAGCTCCAAGGCCTTTTCGGTTTCCGCCAGGGCGGCAGCGCCGTCCTTTTCAGCGTGAAAATACCGCGCCAGGGCCATGTGCCCGAAGGCATCGGGCCTTTTCTCGACGCATTCCTTTAAAAAATCCCCGATGGGTTTGAGGTTTTCCATCCTGGAGCAGGCGCGCTCGAGCCGGTTGTAGCACAGAAACAGGAAATCGGGCGCCACCTCGAAGATCTTCTTCCATATCGCAATCGCCTTCTTGTAGTCCTCACGGTCGAAATAGAGGTCACCCAGGTGAAGATAGGCGTCAACGCAGGCCTTGTCAGCGCTCAGGGCCTTGTTGTAAGCGCTCTTGGCGCGCTGATAATCCCCCTGCTCCTGATAGACCTTGCCCGCCTCGACGAGGTGGTGCGCGAGGATGTGGCCCTGGTCTTCGCGCATCCACTTAGCGATCCTCTGGCGGATGTTGTAGGCCTTTTCCCAGTCGCGCAGCTCTTCGTAGATCCTCTCGATCTCCTGGAGATTCTCGAGATTGCCGGGGTCTTTGTGCGCAACCTCGAGGAAGGTCTTGAGCGCCCTGTTCAAAAAACCGCCCTTCCGGTAATCCAGCCCGAGATCGTAGAGCGCGCGCAGTCTGATCGGTTCTTCGACGTTGGGCCTCAACATGATGCTTTGACGGATGCGTATGGCGCGGTCGATGTCTCCCTTCGAACGGTAGAGATTCCCCAGTGCGACATAGGTCTCTATGGTGTCGGAGTTGACTTTGACGGATTTCGTGAACTCCTCGATGGCATGATCCTGGTCATTGGACAGGATGTACTGGATCCCCTTGAAGAAGGCCGGGTCTTCCTTCTCTTTCTTGAGCCGCCTGTCCTTTCTCGATCGCCAGAATCCCATACCCGCAATCACTCCTCCCACGAAGGCCGTCACAGCAAAGGAAGGGGGCTTCCTTCCGTCAACACCGCCAGCCAACCTCCAAATGCATCAAACAAACCCATCCCTTTTCAAGGAGATCAGCGTACCCCTCATTGAGCCCGGCACGGTGTCCAAAAACCATTCAGGCCTGCGCCTGACATCCCCAGCCGAAGATCGTGTCATCAGGATGGGAACGGTATTCCTGGACCACAGCACCCCTCGTTCAGGCACCGTGATCGACCTCATCGATGTCTAACCTCGGTTCAGAACTACGGCTCGGCGCTCCATTTGGAAAGCGGTCCTCCCCGAACGCCGCGCACCGTTTCTTACAGATGCGCTCGGGACGATAAACACTCTCACGTCCGGCTCTGCACCTCCGTCCATCGATAGCCTGAACACTCACTGCGCAGCAGTCGCCCAGGCGGCATGTCAGGGAAGTTCCACGCCCTCCTGATTAGGCACCGCCTCGCTGGTTACGGGGAGGTTCCGAAGGGTGTTCAACTCCTCATCCTTTTGCTTTCCCTGCCGAACCAGTGTCTTGATCTCCCTGCGAAGCCGGAAACGTTCGACCGCACCGTAGAGCCCGGCGATCAGAATCCCGATCAGAAAGCTGATGACCGCTACGAAGTAAAGGGAGAGAGGGGCAGTCTGCCCGCTCCAGAATTTGAGATCCAGTTTGAACTGCACCTGCGTCGACAGTGCCGGGTGATTCTGCACCGCCACGATGACAACCAGCAACAGAACGAGAATGATGATCAAGGCCCTCAGATGTTTCATACCTCACCTCCTGCGGGGGTTTTCAAGCGGTTGAAATACGGCAGCAGCTTTTCATAAGTGGCCTGCAGGTGCTCCGGTATTACCCT harbors:
- the mutS gene encoding DNA mismatch repair protein MutS codes for the protein MTPMLQQYTGIKGQYPDAILFFRMGDFYEMFFDDALKASRALGITLTNRGTYQGEKVPMCGVPHHAARGYIAKLVQSGFKVAVCDQMEDPRLAKGIVKREVVRLVTPGSILEQEELERSANLFMAALSAEGDVYGLAYTDLSTGEFRVTESASPREVMDEIARIAPAELVMPEGTPEPDPLFSSRYRVEALGAETFDPSRAAELLKAQFEASSLDGFGCVGLSAGIAAAGALVHYLREIHKGHPEHIKELVRYHLGDYMFLDEATIGHLELLKTMRRQSEKGSLFQILDRTVTPMGSRLLRRWIAYPLIRPEPIRERLSAVAFFREAPFDRAGVREQLGRMYDVERLNGRVAMGRANARDLWSLRQSLDLLPGLKAGLEGAACEKVARMAEGLDPLEDVAALIGEAIHDEPPAGLKEGGLIREGYHAELDRLISLARDGKGWITRFAAGEQERTGIASLKVGFNRVFGYYIEVSKANLHLVPDDYIRKQTLANGERYVTPELKEMEEQVLGAEERRIALEFELFEEVRRRVASHNQRIKSAAVLIAELDALAGLAETAEKYHYCCPVIHEGTSIEITEGRHPVIEQTVREEDFVPNDIRMDDESRQLLIITGPNMAGKSTILRQTALTVLMAQMGSFVPAEKAVIGLVDRIFTRVGASDDLARGQSTFMVEMTETANILRHATPRSLVVLDEIGRGTSTYDGLSIAWAVAEALHDRAGQGVRTLFATHYHELTDLCATKPRASNLTIAVREWNDRIIFLRKLAPGGASRSYGIQVARIAGLPESVLERAKEILENLEGRELDEIGRPRIARSKNRRRDEKAAQLHLFAQGDAKLKDWIRKLDLSAMTPLEALLELNRLQEYINQL
- a CDS encoding Cell wall hydrolase/autolysin; the encoded protein is MKKGKTIRLIRIMLLMGFLLPGLAFFEGGRAARAALPSAQALLQSGDACRKSLLQSPGKKKFRENWLACIGTYSRIYTLYPDKDESAWALYHAARLYRDMFEVSRLPSDIEEALKLFQRLLDQHPEHRLADDALFGMADIYENQRKDLTQAYLEYLKVTIRYPDGDMRPYASKRLDAVSKAMSSAQESSASGGKEPAEDAAAAEAAVTTGGGRDVKSARTPSGKARVTDIRHWSTPSYTRVVVDLSAPVKYQEHLLKADPDANKPRRFYIDLEDAVVPAEINPLIPIKDDLLQKARAGQYDKDTVRVVLDMKKVGRYKVFHLYDPFRIVVDVQRMEEKEAVAAAPKTSAPAKQRAVQKGVRKAEKLGSDSVSLARQLGLGVNRIVIDPGHGGKDPGCIGHGSLREKDITLSLARVLAAQIKKELGCEVILTRTKDVYLPLERRTAIANMEKADLFISLHVNAHRDNRVHGLETYFLNMALDENAMMVAARENATSEKSISDLQNILNDLMMNTKINESSRLAYQVQGGMVQRLKRGYKEVRDLGVKQAPFYVLIGAQMPAILVETGFITNGSERKRLPTTTYQNRVAQGISAGIKSYVKEMTAAYKGG
- a CDS encoding hypothetical protein (Evidence 5 : Unknown function), yielding MSGKFHALLIRHRLAGYGEVPKGVQLLILLLSLPNQCLDLPAKPETFDRTVEPGDQNPDQKADDRYEVKGERGSLPAPEFEIQFELHLRRQCRVILHRHDDNQQQNENDDQGPQMFHTSPPAGVFKRLKYGSSFS
- a CDS encoding Tetratricopeptide repeat protein; protein product: MGFWRSRKDRRLKKEKEDPAFFKGIQYILSNDQDHAIEEFTKSVKVNSDTIETYVALGNLYRSKGDIDRAIRIRQSIMLRPNVEEPIRLRALYDLGLDYRKGGFLNRALKTFLEVAHKDPGNLENLQEIERIYEELRDWEKAYNIRQRIAKWMREDQGHILAHHLVEAGKVYQEQGDYQRAKSAYNKALSADKACVDAYLHLGDLYFDREDYKKAIAIWKKIFEVAPDFLFLCYNRLERACSRMENLKPIGDFLKECVEKRPDAFGHMALARYFHAEKDGAAALAETEKALELNPSLWEARRFKGRLLLDEGRTEEALAEYERLLDLLTLPFLSFQCERCGFEPKELLWQCPQCRHWDSIRPVDNRRKATVAIQSGAPDPVAVNGDPHP
- a CDS encoding conserved hypothetical protein (Evidence 4 : Unknown function but conserved in other organisms), coding for MKHLRALIIILVLLLVVIVAVQNHPALSTQVQFKLDLKFWSGQTAPLSLYFVAVISFLIGILIAGLYGAVERFRLRREIKTLVRQGKQKDEELNTLRNLPVTSEAVPNQEGVELP